In Aegilops tauschii subsp. strangulata cultivar AL8/78 chromosome 3, Aet v6.0, whole genome shotgun sequence, one genomic interval encodes:
- the LOC109776875 gene encoding glutathione hydrolase 3 codes for MAALQSPLLGGVGVSPDASSPRRRVRRPCAALGIAVALLALAGVLLLLLGSGAEPAADRGRSSRVSGARESRHEVESGAAAVAADDGRCSEVGAAALRAGGHAVDAAVAAALCLGVVHPMSSGLGGGAFIVVRDAASGDAVAFDARETAPAAATPIMYAADPTSKFKGALAMGVPGELAGLHAAWSRYGRLPWKSLFAPAIALARDGYTIVSYVANALKDEEVDVLADPGLRAVFAPGGRLLRDGELCRNPALADVLEALAEDGIAAFYGGAVGERLVEDVRRAGGILTVEDLKGYKVGVSKAMEADAMGFTFLGMPPPSSGTVGLALVLNVLGGYKSTEFLRGFLGVHRLIEAVKHMLAVRMDLGDPGFVNVAGNVSEMMSPEFADKIRRRIADNTTFPPAYYLAKWSQLRDNGTSHLCVVDGDRNAVAMTTTVNYYFGAHVLSPSTGIVLNNEMDDFSVPSSNPTPDQLPPAPANFIAPGKRPLSSMTPAIILKDRQLAGVVGASGGTNIITAVTQVFLNHFVVGMSPLAAVQSPRVYHKLVPNVVRYEDATMADGEVIEFSTEAMEFLRRRGHVLESTSPGAVCQLIVQDLLAPVSGGGGGGGENVFRGMLTAVSDPRKDGSPAGV; via the exons ATGGCCGCCCTGCAGAGCCCGCTGCTCGGCGGCGTCGGCGTCTCGCCGGACGCGAGTTCTCCGCGCCGCAGGGTCCGCCGTCCGTGTGCCGCGCTGGGCATCGCCGTGGCGCTGCTCGCCCTGGCCGGCGTCCTGCTGCTGCTCCTGGGCTCCGGCGCCGAGCCTGCCGCCGATCGGGGCCGGAGCTCGAGGGTGTCTGGCGCGCGGGAGAGCCGGCACGAGGTGGAGTCCGGCGCGGCCGCGGTGGCCGCGGACGACGGGCGGTGCTCGGAGGTGGGCGCCGCGGCGCTGCGTGCCGGCGGGCACGCGGTGGACGCGGCCGTGGCGGCGGCGCTCTGCCTGGGCGTGGTGCACCCCATGTCGAgcggcctcggcggcggcgcgttCATCGTGGTGAGGGACGCGGCCTCCGGCGACGCCGTCGCCTTCGACGCCCGCGAGACCGCGCCGGCCGCGGCCACGCCG ATCATGTACGCGGCCGACCCGACGTCCAAGTTCAAGGGCGCGCTGGCCATGGGCGTGCCGGGGGAGCTCGCCGGCCTGCACGCCGCGTGGTCGCGCTACGGCCGGCTGCCGTGGAAGTCCCTCTTTGCGCCGGCGATCGCGCTCGCGCGTGACGGCTACACCATCGTGTCATACGTGGCCAATGCGCTCAAGGACGAGGAGGTCGACGTGCTTGCCGACCCCGGCCTGCGCGCCGTGTTTGCGCCCGGCGGGCGTCTCCTGCGCGACGGCGAGCTCTGCCGCAACCCGGCGCTGGCCGACGTGCTGGAGGCCCTGGCGGAGGACGGCATCGCGGCGTTCTATGGCGGCGCCGTCGGGGAGAGGCTCGTGGAGGACGTGAGGCGGGCGGGGGGCATCTTGACCGTGGAGGACCTGAAGGGGTACAAGGTGGGGGTTAGCAAGGCCATGGAAGCTGACGCCATGGGGTTCACCTTCCTCGGCATGCCGCCGCCGTCCAGCGGCACCGTCGGCTTGGCGCTGGTGCTGAACGTATTGGGTGGGTACAAGTCGACGGAGTTCCTGAGGGGGTTCCTCGGCGTACACCGGCTGATCGAGGCGGTGAAGCATATGCTGGCCGTGCGGATGGACCTTGGAGACCCCGGCTTCGTCAACGTCGCCGGCAACGTCTCCGAGATGATGTCGCCGGAGTTCGCGGACAAGATCCGACGGAGGATCGCCGACAACACCACCTTCCCTCCCGCCTACTACCTCGCAAA ATGGAGCCAGCTGCGTGACAACGGCACGAGCCACCTGTGCGTGGTGGACGGTGACCGGAACGCGGTGGCGATGACGACGACGGTGAACTACTACTTCGGCGCGCACGTGCTGTCGCCGTCCACCGGCATCGTGCTCAACAACGAGATGGACGACTTCTCGGTGCCATCGTCCAACCCGACCCCGGACCAGCTCCCGCCGGCGCCGGCCAACTTCATCGCGCCAGGAAAACGGCCGCTCTCCTCCATGACACCGGCGATCATCCTCAAGGACAGGCAGCTAGCCGGCGTGGTGGGCGCCAGCGGGGGCACCAACATCATCACGGCGGTGACACAGGTGTTCCTTAACCACTTCGTAGTGGGGATGAGCCCCCTCGCCGCGGTGCAGAGCCCCAGGGTGTACCACAAGCTGGTGCCCAACGTGGTGCGGTACGAGGACGCCACGATGGCCGACGGCGAGGTGATCGAGTTCAGCACCGAGGCCATGGAGTTTCTGCGGCGGAGGGGCCACGTGCTGGAGAGCACGTCGCCTGGGGCCGTGTGCCAGCTGATCGTGCAGGACTTGCTGGCGCCGGTCTccggtggcggtggtggcggcggcgagaaTGTGTTCCGCGGGATGC
- the LOC109776876 gene encoding glutamine-dependent NAD(+) synthetase, with the protein MRLLRVATCNLNQWAMDFDTNLRNVKESITRAKAAGAVVRIGPELELTGYGCEDHFLEQDTTAHAWECLKDILSGDYTNDILCSIGMPIIFKSVRYNCQVFCLNRKIIMIRPKMSLANDGNYREFRWFSAWTYKDELVDFQLPIDVSEVINQETVPFGYGYLQFLDVSLAAETCEELFTANAPRIDLAFSGVEVFMNASGSHHQLRKLNLRIDSIKDATRLCGGVYMYANHQGCDGGRLYYDGCCCIAVNGDVVAQGSQFSLKDVEVLDALIDLDAVSSYRACVSSFREQASHVTKVPCVKVQYKLCQTFRDGMIPTDPVEIMYHCPEEEIAFGPSCWLWDYLRRSRASGFLLPLSGGADSSSVAAIVGCMCQLVIKDIDKGDEQVKADAARIGQYRDGEFPTDSRELAKRLFYTVYMGTENSSEDTRSRAKRLAEEIGSFHFDVPIDSVVSAFLSLFERLTGKRPHYKVDGGSHTENLGLQNIQARIRMVLAFMMASLMPWVHSKSGFYLVLGSSNVDEGLRGYLTKYDCSSADINPIGSVSKQDLRAFLRWAAVNLQYSSLAEVEAAPPTAELEPIRTDYSQLDEVDMGMTYEELSIYGRLRKIFRCGPVSMFQNLCHRWCGRLSPSEVADKVKHFFKYYAINRHKMTVLTPSYHAESYSPEDNRFDLRQFLYNSTWPYQFRKIDQLVQDIDKDGKWVEDRRADSQLRQHGAARPAQGGGMGVVAAGSANPSVGL; encoded by the exons ATGAGGCTTCTGCGGGTGGCCACATGCAACCTCAACCAGTGGGCCATGGACTTCGACACCAACCTCCGCAACGTCAAGGAGTCCATCACCCGGGCCAAGGCCGCCGGCGCCGTCGTCCGCATCGGccccgagctcgagctcaccGGATATGGCTGCGAGGACCATTTCCTCGAGCAGGACACCACCGCGCACGC ATGGGAGTGCCTGAAGGACATTTTGTCTGGTGACTATACAAACGACATCTTGTGCAGCATAGGAATGCCTATTATTTTCAAGAGTGTACGGTACAATTGCCAGGTTTTCTGCCTAAATCGCAAGATAATTATGATTCGGCCAAAGATGTCCCTTGCAAATGATGGAAACTATCGTGAATTTCGATGGTTTTCTGCTTGGACATATAAAGATGAACTTGTGGACTTTCAACTCCCTATTGATGTCTCAGAGGTTATAAACCAGGAAACTGTACCTTTTGGTTATGGTTATCTGCAGTTTCTTGACGT CTCTTTGGCTGCTGAAACCTGTGAAGAGCTATTCACTGCAAATGCTCCTAGGATTGACCTAGCATTTAGTGGCGTGGAGGTCTTCATGAATGCAAGTGGAAGCCACCATCAGTTAAGGAAGCTCAATCTTCGGATTGATTCCATAAAAGATGCAACCCGTTTATGTGGTGGTGTATACATGTATGCTAATCACCAGGGTTGTGATGGTGGCCGCCTTTATTATG ATGGCTGCTGCTGCATTGCGGTAAATGGGGATGTGGTTGCCCAGGGATCGCAATTCTCATTGAAGGATGTTGAAGTTTTGGATGCTTTGATAGATCTGGATGCT GTATCAAGTTATCGAGCATGTGTGTCTAGTTTTAGGGAGCAGGCAAGCCATGTAACAAAAGTACCTTGTGTTAAGGTGCAATATAAGCTTTGCCAAACATTTCGTGATGGAATGATTCCAACTGATCCAGTGGAG ATTATGTATCACTGTCCAGAAGAGGAGATTGCATTTGGACCTAGTTGCTGGCTATGGGATTATCTTCGCAGAAGCCGAGCGTCAGGATTTTTGCTTCCACTTTCTGGTGGTGCAGATAGTTCATCCGTTGCAGCAATTGTTGGCTGCATGTGCCAGCTTGTCATAAAAG ATATAGATAAAGGAGATGAGCAAGTTAAGGCAGATGCTGCGCGGATTGGTCAGTACAGAGATGGGGAGTTCCCCACAGACAGCAGAGAGCTTGCAAAACGTTTATTTTATACTGTTTACATGGGAACAGAAAACAG TTCTGAAGATACCAGATCACGCGCCAAAAGGCTGGCGGAAGAGATTGGTTCGTTCCACTTTGATGTACCTATTGACAGTGTAGTGTCTGCATTTCTTTCTTTGTTTGAAAGATTAACCGGCAAGCGACCACACTACAAG GTTGACGGGGGATCACATACTGAAAATCTGGGATTACAAAATATCCAAGCTCGAATCAGGATGGTGCTGGCCTTTATGATGGCCTCTCTAATGCCATGGGTTCATAGCAAGTCTGGGTTCTATCTTGTTCTTGGAAGCTCAAATGTGGATGAAGGATTGCGTGGTTACTTGACGAAA TATGACTGCAGCTCAGCCGATATAAACCCCATTGGAAGTGTAAGTAAGCAAGACCTTAGGGCTTTCCTACGATGGGCAGCAGTTAATCTTCAGTATTCTTCATTGGCTGAGGTTGAAGCTGCACCTCCTACTgcagagcttgagccaatccgcACGGATTATAGCCAG TTGGATGAAGTGGACATGGGGATGACATACGAGGAGTTATCGATATATGGGAGATTAAGGAAAATATTCCGATGCGGTCCTGTTTCGATGTTTCAG AACCTCTGCCACAGGTGGTGTGGGCGACTATCCCCCTCAGAAGTGGCCGATAAAGTGAAGCACTTCTTCAAGTACTATGCCATAAACCGGCACAAGATGACGGTCTTGACACCATCCTATCACGCGGAG AGCTATTCACCAGAGGATAACAGGTTCGATCTTCGGCAGTTCCTATACAACTCGACATGGCCGTACCAGTTTCGCAAGATTGATCAACTCGTGCAAGATATCGACAAAGATGGCAAATGGGTGGAAGATCGTCGTGCAGACTCGCAGCTCAGACAACACGGAGCCGCTAGGCCTGCCCAGGGAGGTGGGATGGGGGTCGTGGCCGCGGGATCTGCCAATCCCAGTGTCGGGTTGTAA